A window of the Parambassis ranga chromosome 17, fParRan2.1, whole genome shotgun sequence genome harbors these coding sequences:
- the LOC114449283 gene encoding uncharacterized protein LOC114449283, which produces MFVFVMVALLICTEAPGSSAVTPVFVQTGQDVFLDVNEADVPEGFFYFLWRFNGKNYLLSVSPNSKPNILGDYTGRIELSEKKYSVTLKNLQNTDSGVYTAQVTANVDKTLAEYKVTVQDPVSPVGLTVDSVSPSSDSCNLTVTCSSVDSHISSTFTCDDTTCSQEGGERSEVTKSGASLQVYHLSNASIICNHSNQVSWTQDMTKNIWVFCPLRCVAGAESHTSVCVVKTVVFSVGLVIMVSAVITVHLMEKIKKKNKAKKNEQ; this is translated from the exons atgtttgtgtttgtgatggtgGCACTGCTGATCTGCACTGAGGCGCCAG gGTCCAGTGCTGTgactcctgtgtttgtgcagacaggACAGGATGTGTTTCTGGATGTTAATGAAGCTGATGTTCCAGAggggtttttttattttttatggcGTTTCAATGGAAAAAACTATTTATTATCAGTTTCACCAAATTCAAAACCAAACATCCTCGGAGATTACACTGGAAGGATTGAGCTGTCTGAGAAAAAATACTCTGTGACACTGAAGAACctacaaaacacagacagtggaGTTTATACAGCACAAGTAACAGCAAATGTAGATAAAACTCTGGCTGAATACAAGGTGACAGTTCAAG ATCCAGTGTCTCCAGTTGGTCTGACAGTGGACTCTGTGTCCCCCAGCTCAGACTCCTGTAACCTCactgtgacctgcagctcagtggacTCTCACATCAGCAGCACTTTCACATGTGACGACACAACCTGCTctcaggagggaggagagaggtcagaggtcacaaagTCTGGGGCTTCTCTTCAGGTCTACCACCTGTCAAATGCATCCATCAtctgtaaccatagcaaccagGTCAGCTGGACCCAGGACATGACAAAGAACATTTGGGTTTTCTGCCCTCTAAGATGTG TTGCAGGTGCAGAGAGTCACACCTCCGTCTGTGTGGTGAAGACTGTGGTGTTCTCTGTGGGTCTGGTCATCATGGTGTCTGCCGTCATCACGGTCCACCTCATGGAGAAgatcaagaagaaaaacaaagcaaagaagaaTGAGCAGTGA
- the LOC114449556 gene encoding ATP-sensitive inward rectifier potassium channel 10 isoform X3, whose amino-acid sequence MTSATPPSSRSSSPHKVCHSQTQTDVLKPLLGGGVSGGGGTLRKRRRVLSKDGRSNVRIEYVSGRSALYMRDLWTTFLDMQWRYKFFLFTATFAGTWFLFGVLWYLMALVHGDLLEFNPPSNHTPCVMQMQTLTGAFLFSLESQTTIGYGFRCITEECPAAIILLIVQLVITMLMEIFITGTFLAKVARPKKRGETVKFSQHAVVSTHEGRPCLMIRVANMRKSLLLGCQVTGKLLQTSLTKEGETVRLDQRNVSFQVDTSSDSPFLILPLTFYHVIDDSSPLRAWAAKGGGWTDPELADFELLVIMSATVEPTSATCQVRTSYLPDEILWGYEFPPVVSLSPSGKYVADFAFFDKVAKTKTTPIFKPLSPQHGYQSNGGGSVPEVSDPEKIRLEQSYREQRGEDRGRARDAPLSVRISNV is encoded by the exons ATGACATCCGCCACACCCCCCTCCTCCCGCAGCTCCTCTCCTCACAAAGTCTGCCACTCCCAGACCCAGACAGACGTCCTAAAACCCTTACTCGGTGGAGGCGTATCCGGTGGAGGCGGGactctgaggaagaggaggcgtgTCCTGTCCAAAGATGGACGCAGCAATGTGCGCATCGAGTATGTCAGCGGACGCAGCGCCCTCTACATGCGTGACCTCTGGACGACATTTCTGGACATGCAGTGGCGTTACAAGTTCTTCCTGTTCACCGCCACCTTCGCGGGTACCTGGTTCCTCTTCGGGGTGCTGTGGTACCTGATGGCTCTGGTGCATggagacctgctgg AGTTCAACCCTCCATCAAACCACACACCCTGTGTGATGCAGATGCAGACCCTCACCGGagccttcctcttctctctggaGTCCCAGACCACCATCGGTTATGGTTTTCGCTGCATCACTGAGGAATGTCCGGCAGCCATTATCCTCCTCATAGTCCAGCTGGTCATCACCATGCTCATGGAGATCTTCATCACTGGTACCTTCCTGGCCAAG GTTGCTCGGCCAAAGAAGCGAGGTGAGACAGTGAAGTTTAGTCAGCACGCCGTGGTGTCGACCCACGAAGGCCGACCCTGTCTGATGATCAGAGTGGCCAACATGCGCAAGAGTCTCCTCCTCGGTTGTCAG gTGACTGGGAAGCTGCTCCAGACCTCTCTGACCAAAGAGGGTGAGACGGTCCGTTTGGATCAGAGAAACGTGTCTTTTCAGGTGGACACCTCCAGCGACAGCCCCTTCCTCATCCTGCCCCTCACCTTCTACCATGTCATCGATGACAGCAGCCCCCTGCGGGCCTGGGCTGCCAAGG GTGGTGGTTGGACAGATCCAGAGTTGGCTGACTTTGAGCTGCTGGTCATCATGAGCGCCACAGTGGAGCCAACCTCCGCCACCTGCCAGGTCCGCACCTCCTACCTGCCAGACGAGATCCTCTGGGGCTACGAGTTTCCCCCCGtagtctctctctccccgtcagGTAAATACGTGGCAGACTTTGCCTTCTTCGATAAAGTGGCCAAGACGAAGACCACCCCCATCTTCAAACCTTTAAGCCCCCAACATGGCTACCAGAGCAACGGAGGCGGGAGTGTCCCTGAGGTGTCCGATCCGGAGAAGATTCGCCTGGAGCAGAGCTACAGGGAGCAGCGAGGGGAGGACCGAGGCCGGGCCAGAGACGCTCCTCTCAGTGTTCGCATCAGCAATGTGTGA
- the LOC114449279 gene encoding uncharacterized protein LOC114449279 isoform X3 — protein MSVTAVVWVFMSCCLYQLQGSSAVTPVFVQTGQDVFLDVNEADVPEGFVVFLWRFNGRNNLVSFSPNSEPNILGDYTGRIELSDKKYSVTLKNLQNTDSGVYTARLTTTVDKTLAEYKVTVQDPVSPVGLTVDSVSNSSDSCNLTVTCSSVDSHISRNFTCDDTTCSQEGGERSEVTKSGASLQVYYLSNASIICNHSNQVSWTQDMTKNIRELCTQQQSSSSTVPRIIGGVSGGLILLCCVCAVGVVVHRRKRGKCGNSPTSGSASTQ, from the exons ATGTCAGTTACAGCAGTCGTGTGGGTTTTTatgagctgctgtttgtatcAACTACAAG gGTCCAGTGCTGTgactcctgtgtttgtgcagacaggACAGGATGTGTTTCTGGATGTTAATGAAGCTGATGTTCCAGAGGGGTTTGTGGTTTTTTTATGGCGTTTCAATGGAAGAAACAATTTAGTATCATTTTCACCAAATTCAGAACCAAACATCCTCGGAGATTACACTGGAAGGATTGAGCTGTCTGATAAAAAATACTCTGTGACACTGAAGAACctacaaaacacagacagtggaGTTTATACAGCACGATTAACAACAACTGTAGATAAAACTCTGGCTGAATACAAGGTGACAGTTCAAG ATCCAGTGTCTCCAGTTGGTCTGACAGTGGACTCTGTGTCCAACAGCTCAGACTCCTGTAACCTCactgtgacctgcagctcagtggacTCTCACATCAGCAGAAATTTTACATGTGACGATACAACCTGCTctcaggagggaggagagaggtcagaggtcacaaagTCTGGGGCTTCTCTTCAGGTCTACTACCTGTCAAATGCATCTATCAtctgtaaccatagcaaccagGTCAGCTGGACCCAGGACATGACAAAGAACATTCGGGAGCTCTGCACCCAACAAC AATCTTCATCATCTACAGTACCTCGGATTATTGGTGGAGTTTCTGGAGGCCTCATACTTCtatgttgtgtctgtgcagttgGTGTAGTTGTTCATCGGCgtaagagaggaaaat GTGGAAACTCACCAACCTCGGGATCAGCGTCCACTCAATAA
- the LOC114449279 gene encoding uncharacterized protein LOC114449279 isoform X1: MSVTAVVWVFMSCCLYQLQGSSAVTPVFVQTGQDVFLDVNEADVPEGFVVFLWRFNGRNNLVSFSPNSEPNILGDYTGRIELSDKKYSVTLKNLQNTDSGVYTARLTTTVDKTLAEYKVTVQDPVSPVGLTVDSVSNSSDSCNLTVTCSSVDSHISRNFTCDDTTCSQEGGERSEVTKSGASLQVYYLSNASIICNHSNQVSWTQDMTKNIRELCTQQQSSSSTVPRIIGGVSGGLILLCCVCAVGVVVHRRKRGKYEGENNENTMYAEVETHQPRDQRPLNKSSCSSQPDTIYSLAGSPPAPTQSTETSDRTQPESLYAQVEKVNR; encoded by the exons ATGTCAGTTACAGCAGTCGTGTGGGTTTTTatgagctgctgtttgtatcAACTACAAG gGTCCAGTGCTGTgactcctgtgtttgtgcagacaggACAGGATGTGTTTCTGGATGTTAATGAAGCTGATGTTCCAGAGGGGTTTGTGGTTTTTTTATGGCGTTTCAATGGAAGAAACAATTTAGTATCATTTTCACCAAATTCAGAACCAAACATCCTCGGAGATTACACTGGAAGGATTGAGCTGTCTGATAAAAAATACTCTGTGACACTGAAGAACctacaaaacacagacagtggaGTTTATACAGCACGATTAACAACAACTGTAGATAAAACTCTGGCTGAATACAAGGTGACAGTTCAAG ATCCAGTGTCTCCAGTTGGTCTGACAGTGGACTCTGTGTCCAACAGCTCAGACTCCTGTAACCTCactgtgacctgcagctcagtggacTCTCACATCAGCAGAAATTTTACATGTGACGATACAACCTGCTctcaggagggaggagagaggtcagaggtcacaaagTCTGGGGCTTCTCTTCAGGTCTACTACCTGTCAAATGCATCTATCAtctgtaaccatagcaaccagGTCAGCTGGACCCAGGACATGACAAAGAACATTCGGGAGCTCTGCACCCAACAAC AATCTTCATCATCTACAGTACCTCGGATTATTGGTGGAGTTTCTGGAGGCCTCATACTTCtatgttgtgtctgtgcagttgGTGTAGTTGTTCATCGGCgtaagagaggaaaat ATGAAGGAGAGAACAATGAAAACACCATGTATGCTGAG GTGGAAACTCACCAACCTCGGGATCAGCGTCCACTCAATAAATCATCATGTTCCAGTCAACCAGATACCATCTACAGCTTGGCAGGGTCTCCCCCTGCACCCACTCAGTCCACTGAGACCAGCGACAGGACCCAGCCCGAGAGCCTTTATGCACAAGTGGAAAAAGTCAACAGATAA
- the LOC114449556 gene encoding ATP-sensitive inward rectifier potassium channel 10 isoform X2 produces the protein MEMEYILLESSSPHKVCHSQTQTDVLKPLLGGGVSGGGGTLRKRRRVLSKDGRSNVRIEYVSGRSALYMRDLWTTFLDMQWRYKFFLFTATFAGTWFLFGVLWYLMALVHGDLLEFNPPSNHTPCVMQMQTLTGAFLFSLESQTTIGYGFRCITEECPAAIILLIVQLVITMLMEIFITGTFLAKVARPKKRGETVKFSQHAVVSTHEGRPCLMIRVANMRKSLLLGCQVTGKLLQTSLTKEGETVRLDQRNVSFQVDTSSDSPFLILPLTFYHVIDDSSPLRAWAAKGTFAGGGWTDPELADFELLVIMSATVEPTSATCQVRTSYLPDEILWGYEFPPVVSLSPSGKYVADFAFFDKVAKTKTTPIFKPLSPQHGYQSNGGGSVPEVSDPEKIRLEQSYREQRGEDRGRARDAPLSVRISNV, from the exons ATGGAGATGGAATACATCCTACTGGAGAG CTCCTCTCCTCACAAAGTCTGCCACTCCCAGACCCAGACAGACGTCCTAAAACCCTTACTCGGTGGAGGCGTATCCGGTGGAGGCGGGactctgaggaagaggaggcgtgTCCTGTCCAAAGATGGACGCAGCAATGTGCGCATCGAGTATGTCAGCGGACGCAGCGCCCTCTACATGCGTGACCTCTGGACGACATTTCTGGACATGCAGTGGCGTTACAAGTTCTTCCTGTTCACCGCCACCTTCGCGGGTACCTGGTTCCTCTTCGGGGTGCTGTGGTACCTGATGGCTCTGGTGCATggagacctgctgg AGTTCAACCCTCCATCAAACCACACACCCTGTGTGATGCAGATGCAGACCCTCACCGGagccttcctcttctctctggaGTCCCAGACCACCATCGGTTATGGTTTTCGCTGCATCACTGAGGAATGTCCGGCAGCCATTATCCTCCTCATAGTCCAGCTGGTCATCACCATGCTCATGGAGATCTTCATCACTGGTACCTTCCTGGCCAAG GTTGCTCGGCCAAAGAAGCGAGGTGAGACAGTGAAGTTTAGTCAGCACGCCGTGGTGTCGACCCACGAAGGCCGACCCTGTCTGATGATCAGAGTGGCCAACATGCGCAAGAGTCTCCTCCTCGGTTGTCAG gTGACTGGGAAGCTGCTCCAGACCTCTCTGACCAAAGAGGGTGAGACGGTCCGTTTGGATCAGAGAAACGTGTCTTTTCAGGTGGACACCTCCAGCGACAGCCCCTTCCTCATCCTGCCCCTCACCTTCTACCATGTCATCGATGACAGCAGCCCCCTGCGGGCCTGGGCTGCCAAGGGTACATTTGCTG GTGGTGGTTGGACAGATCCAGAGTTGGCTGACTTTGAGCTGCTGGTCATCATGAGCGCCACAGTGGAGCCAACCTCCGCCACCTGCCAGGTCCGCACCTCCTACCTGCCAGACGAGATCCTCTGGGGCTACGAGTTTCCCCCCGtagtctctctctccccgtcagGTAAATACGTGGCAGACTTTGCCTTCTTCGATAAAGTGGCCAAGACGAAGACCACCCCCATCTTCAAACCTTTAAGCCCCCAACATGGCTACCAGAGCAACGGAGGCGGGAGTGTCCCTGAGGTGTCCGATCCGGAGAAGATTCGCCTGGAGCAGAGCTACAGGGAGCAGCGAGGGGAGGACCGAGGCCGGGCCAGAGACGCTCCTCTCAGTGTTCGCATCAGCAATGTGTGA
- the LOC114449279 gene encoding uncharacterized protein LOC114449279 isoform X2: MSCCLYQLQGSSAVTPVFVQTGQDVFLDVNEADVPEGFVVFFWTFNGKNNLVSVSPNSKPNILDDYTGRIEPSEKKYSVTLKNLQNTDSGVYTAQVFGSVVKTLAEYKVTVQDPVSPVGLTVDSVSNSSDSCNLTVTCSSVDSHISSTFTCDDTTCSQEGGERSEVTKSGASLQVYYLSNASIICNHSNQVSWTKNMTNIHVFCLQQPEPPPSTSHHYIVGLVVGFLAVLLLLCAVGVVVHRRKRGKYEGKNNETMHAEVETHQPQDQRPLNKSSCSSQTDTIYSLAGSPPAPTQSTETSDRTQPESLYAHVEKVNR, encoded by the exons atgagctgctgtttgtatcAACTACAAG gGTCCAGTGCTGTgactcctgtgtttgtgcagacaggACAGGATGTGTTTCTGGATGTTAATGAAGCTGATGTTCCAGAGGGGTTTGTGGTTTTTTTCTGGACATTCAATGGAAAAAACAATTTAGTATCAGTTTCACCAAATTCAAAACCAAACATCCTCGATGATTACACTGGAAGGATTGAGCCGTCTGAGAAAAAATACTCTGTGACACTGAAGAACctacaaaacacagacagtggaGTTTATACAGCACAAGTATTTGGAAGTGTAGTAAAAACTCTGGCTGAATACAAGGTGACAGTTCAAG ATCCAGTGTCTCCAGTTGGTCTGACAGTGGACTCTGTGTCCAACAGCTCAGACTCCTGTAACCTCactgtgacctgcagctcagtggacTCTCACATCAGCAGCACTTTCACATGTGACGACACAACCTGCTctcaggagggaggagagaggtcagaggtcacaaagTCTGGGGCTTCTCTTCAGGTCTACTACCTGTCAAATGCATCCATCAtctgtaaccatagcaaccagGTCAGCTGGACCAAGAACATGACAAATATTCATGTTTTCTGCCTCCAACAACCTG AACCTCCACCATCTACATCACATCACTATATTGTTGGGTTGGTTGTTGGTTTCCTTGCTGTcctactgctgctctgtgcagtTGGTGTAGTTGTTCATCGTCgtaagagaggaaaat ATGAAGGAAAGAACAATGAGACCATGCATGCTGAG GTGGAAACTCACCAACCTCAGGATCAGCGTCCACTCAATAAATCGTCATGTTCCAGTCAAACAGATACCATCTACAGCTTGGCAGGGTCTCCCCCTGCACCCACTCAGTCCACTGAGACCAGCGACAGGACCCAGCCCGAGAGCCTTTATGCACACGTGGAAAAAGTCAACAGATAA
- the LOC114449556 gene encoding ATP-sensitive inward rectifier potassium channel 10 isoform X1, which produces MTSATPPSSRSSSPHKVCHSQTQTDVLKPLLGGGVSGGGGTLRKRRRVLSKDGRSNVRIEYVSGRSALYMRDLWTTFLDMQWRYKFFLFTATFAGTWFLFGVLWYLMALVHGDLLEFNPPSNHTPCVMQMQTLTGAFLFSLESQTTIGYGFRCITEECPAAIILLIVQLVITMLMEIFITGTFLAKVARPKKRGETVKFSQHAVVSTHEGRPCLMIRVANMRKSLLLGCQVTGKLLQTSLTKEGETVRLDQRNVSFQVDTSSDSPFLILPLTFYHVIDDSSPLRAWAAKGTFAGGGWTDPELADFELLVIMSATVEPTSATCQVRTSYLPDEILWGYEFPPVVSLSPSGKYVADFAFFDKVAKTKTTPIFKPLSPQHGYQSNGGGSVPEVSDPEKIRLEQSYREQRGEDRGRARDAPLSVRISNV; this is translated from the exons ATGACATCCGCCACACCCCCCTCCTCCCGCAGCTCCTCTCCTCACAAAGTCTGCCACTCCCAGACCCAGACAGACGTCCTAAAACCCTTACTCGGTGGAGGCGTATCCGGTGGAGGCGGGactctgaggaagaggaggcgtgTCCTGTCCAAAGATGGACGCAGCAATGTGCGCATCGAGTATGTCAGCGGACGCAGCGCCCTCTACATGCGTGACCTCTGGACGACATTTCTGGACATGCAGTGGCGTTACAAGTTCTTCCTGTTCACCGCCACCTTCGCGGGTACCTGGTTCCTCTTCGGGGTGCTGTGGTACCTGATGGCTCTGGTGCATggagacctgctgg AGTTCAACCCTCCATCAAACCACACACCCTGTGTGATGCAGATGCAGACCCTCACCGGagccttcctcttctctctggaGTCCCAGACCACCATCGGTTATGGTTTTCGCTGCATCACTGAGGAATGTCCGGCAGCCATTATCCTCCTCATAGTCCAGCTGGTCATCACCATGCTCATGGAGATCTTCATCACTGGTACCTTCCTGGCCAAG GTTGCTCGGCCAAAGAAGCGAGGTGAGACAGTGAAGTTTAGTCAGCACGCCGTGGTGTCGACCCACGAAGGCCGACCCTGTCTGATGATCAGAGTGGCCAACATGCGCAAGAGTCTCCTCCTCGGTTGTCAG gTGACTGGGAAGCTGCTCCAGACCTCTCTGACCAAAGAGGGTGAGACGGTCCGTTTGGATCAGAGAAACGTGTCTTTTCAGGTGGACACCTCCAGCGACAGCCCCTTCCTCATCCTGCCCCTCACCTTCTACCATGTCATCGATGACAGCAGCCCCCTGCGGGCCTGGGCTGCCAAGGGTACATTTGCTG GTGGTGGTTGGACAGATCCAGAGTTGGCTGACTTTGAGCTGCTGGTCATCATGAGCGCCACAGTGGAGCCAACCTCCGCCACCTGCCAGGTCCGCACCTCCTACCTGCCAGACGAGATCCTCTGGGGCTACGAGTTTCCCCCCGtagtctctctctccccgtcagGTAAATACGTGGCAGACTTTGCCTTCTTCGATAAAGTGGCCAAGACGAAGACCACCCCCATCTTCAAACCTTTAAGCCCCCAACATGGCTACCAGAGCAACGGAGGCGGGAGTGTCCCTGAGGTGTCCGATCCGGAGAAGATTCGCCTGGAGCAGAGCTACAGGGAGCAGCGAGGGGAGGACCGAGGCCGGGCCAGAGACGCTCCTCTCAGTGTTCGCATCAGCAATGTGTGA
- the LOC114449285 gene encoding uncharacterized protein LOC114449285: MFVFVMVALLICTEAPGSSAVTPVFVQTGQDVFLDVNEADVPEEFVVFLWRFNGRNNLVSVSPKSKPNILGDYTGRIELSEKKYSVTLKNLQNTDSGVYTARLTTDVVKTLAEYKVTVQDPVSPVGLTVDSVSPSSDSCNLTVTCSSVDSHISSTFTCDDTTCSQEGGERSEVTKSGASLQVYHLSNASIICNHSNQVSWTQDMTKNIWVFCPLRCVAGAESHTSVCVVKTVVFSVGLVIMVSAVITVHLMEKIKKKN, encoded by the exons atgtttgtgtttgtgatggtgGCACTGCTGATCTGCACTGAGGCGCCAG gGTCCAGTGCTGTgactcctgtgtttgtgcagacaggACAGGATGTGTTTCTGGATGTTAATGAAGCTGATGTTCCAGAGGAGTTTGTGGTTTTTTTATGGCGTTTCAATGGAAGAAACAATTTAGTATCAGTTTCACCAAAGTCAAAACCAAACATCCTCGGAGATTACACTGGAAGGATTGAGCTGTCTGAGAAAAAATACTCTGTGACACTGAAGAACctacaaaacacagacagtggaGTTTATACAGCACGATTAACAACAGATGTAGTAAAAACTCTGGCTGAATACAAGGTGACAGTTCAAG ATCCAGTGTCTCCAGTTGGTCTGACAGTGGACTCTGTGTCCCCCAGCTCAGACTCCTGTAACCTCactgtgacctgcagctcagtggacTCTCACATCAGCAGCACTTTCACATGTGACGATACAACCTGCTctcaggagggaggagagaggtcagaggtcacaaagTCTGGGGCTTCTCTTCAGGTCTACCACCTGTCAAATGCATCCATCAtctgtaaccatagcaaccagGTCAGCTGGACCCAGGACATGACAAAGAACATTTGGGTTTTCTGCCCTCTAAGATGTG TTGCAGGTGCAGAGAGTCACACCTCCGTCTGTGTGGTGAAGACTGTGGTGTTCTCTGTGGGTCTGGTCATCATGGTGTCTGCCGTCATCACGGTCCACCTCATGGAGAAGATCaagaagaaaaactaa